One stretch of Pseudoalteromonas shioyasakiensis DNA includes these proteins:
- the tviC gene encoding Vi polysaccharide biosynthesis UDP-N-acetylglucosaminuronic acid C-4 epimerase TviC has translation MTRYEQIKTELQASPKTWLITGVAGFIGSNLLEHLLKLNQTVFGLDNFATGHQHNLDEVQGLVTAEQWAKFTFIEGDIRNYQDCEKALGHNVDYVLHQAALGSVPRSIADPVTTNAANITGFLNMLQAAKEANVKSFTYAASSSTYGDHPALPKVEENIGNPLSPYAVTKYVNELYAGVYARTYGFKSIGLRYFNVFGQRQDPNGAYAAVIPKWTAAMIKGEDVYINGDGETSRDFCFIENTVQMNILAATAPDETKDDVYNVAVGDRTTLNDLYKSIQLALKECNIDVSQEPTYREFRAGDVRHSQADVEKAVKNLGYAPEYKILQGISKAMPWYKCFINE, from the coding sequence ATGACTCGTTACGAACAAATCAAAACAGAACTACAGGCTTCACCTAAAACTTGGTTAATAACTGGTGTAGCAGGCTTTATTGGCTCAAACCTGTTAGAGCATTTACTAAAATTAAATCAAACAGTATTTGGTTTAGATAACTTTGCGACGGGCCATCAGCATAATTTAGATGAAGTGCAAGGATTAGTTACTGCTGAGCAGTGGGCTAAGTTTACTTTTATCGAGGGTGATATCCGTAATTATCAAGATTGCGAAAAAGCGTTGGGTCATAATGTTGATTATGTATTACATCAAGCAGCACTTGGCTCAGTACCACGCTCTATTGCAGACCCAGTTACAACAAATGCTGCAAATATCACAGGCTTTTTAAATATGCTACAAGCAGCAAAAGAGGCAAATGTAAAAAGCTTTACTTATGCAGCAAGTAGCTCTACATATGGTGATCACCCTGCACTGCCAAAGGTTGAAGAAAACATAGGTAATCCATTATCTCCTTATGCAGTAACTAAATACGTGAATGAGTTATATGCGGGTGTTTATGCTCGTACTTACGGATTTAAATCGATAGGCTTACGTTACTTTAATGTATTTGGGCAGCGCCAAGATCCTAACGGTGCTTATGCTGCAGTAATCCCTAAGTGGACAGCGGCTATGATTAAAGGTGAAGATGTTTACATAAATGGTGACGGCGAAACAAGCCGTGATTTTTGTTTTATTGAAAATACAGTGCAAATGAATATTCTAGCAGCTACAGCACCTGATGAAACTAAAGATGATGTATATAACGTAGCAGTGGGTGACCGTACTACACTTAATGATTTGTATAAAAGCATTCAATTAGCATTAAAAGAATGTAATATTGATGTTAGCCAAGAGCCTACCTATCGTGAGTTTAGAGCAGGTGATGTTCGTCACTCTCAAGCCGATGTTGAAAAAGCGGTAAAAAACTTAGGTTATGCACCAGAGTACAAAATATTACAAGGTATTAGTAAAGCAATGCCTTGGTATAAATGTTTTATAAATGAATAA
- the tviB gene encoding Vi polysaccharide biosynthesis UDP-N-acetylglucosamine C-6 dehydrogenase TviB: protein MQHSLTDLNIGIIGLGYVGLPLAVEFGKKYQTLGFDINQNRVSQLQNGHDTTLEVSGEELKQSPNLSYSHTVSDLESCNTYIVTVPTPIDEHKQPDLTPLIKASEMLGKVVKKGDIIIYESTVYPGATEEACLPVVEQVSGLEFNKDFFAGYSPERINPGDKEHRVTNILKVTSGSTPEVAELVDQLYKSIITAGTHKASSIKVAEAAKVIENTQRDVNIALINELSIIFNKLGIDTLEVLEAAGTKWNFLPFRPGLVGGHCIGVDPYYLTHKAQSVGYHPEMILAGRRLNDGMGKHVVSELVKKMLKKRIHVEGANVLVMGLTFKENCPDLRNTKVIDIVSELKEYNINVDVVDPWCSNEEAQHEYGLSLTNEYNQNHYDAVIVAVGHNEFKEMGAEKIRALGKAEHVLYDLKYVLPKDSVDMRL, encoded by the coding sequence ATGCAGCATTCATTAACGGACCTAAATATTGGCATAATTGGGTTAGGCTACGTAGGTTTACCGCTAGCAGTTGAGTTCGGTAAAAAGTACCAAACTTTAGGTTTTGATATAAACCAAAACCGTGTTTCGCAATTACAAAACGGTCATGACACGACATTAGAAGTTAGCGGTGAAGAATTAAAACAATCACCAAATTTAAGTTATTCACATACAGTAAGTGACCTTGAAAGCTGTAATACTTATATTGTTACAGTACCTACACCGATTGATGAGCATAAACAGCCTGATTTAACACCGCTCATTAAAGCAAGTGAAATGTTAGGTAAAGTGGTTAAAAAGGGCGATATTATTATTTATGAGTCGACGGTTTACCCTGGTGCAACGGAAGAAGCTTGCTTACCAGTAGTAGAGCAAGTTTCAGGTTTAGAATTTAATAAAGATTTTTTTGCTGGATACTCACCAGAACGAATCAACCCGGGCGATAAAGAACACCGTGTTACTAATATATTAAAAGTAACAAGTGGTTCAACCCCAGAAGTTGCAGAGTTAGTTGATCAACTTTATAAGTCAATCATTACTGCGGGTACTCATAAGGCAAGCTCAATTAAAGTGGCAGAAGCTGCAAAAGTAATCGAGAACACCCAACGCGATGTGAACATTGCTTTAATTAATGAGTTATCAATTATCTTCAATAAATTAGGTATAGATACGCTTGAAGTGTTAGAAGCTGCAGGTACTAAATGGAACTTTTTACCATTCCGCCCTGGTTTAGTTGGCGGGCACTGTATTGGTGTAGACCCATACTATTTAACCCACAAAGCACAAAGCGTTGGTTATCACCCAGAAATGATTTTAGCAGGGCGCCGATTAAACGATGGTATGGGTAAACATGTTGTTTCTGAACTCGTAAAAAAAATGCTTAAAAAACGCATTCATGTTGAAGGTGCTAATGTACTCGTAATGGGTTTAACATTTAAAGAAAATTGCCCAGATTTACGTAATACTAAAGTGATTGATATTGTTAGTGAACTAAAAGAATACAACATTAATGTAGATGTGGTTGACCCTTGGTGTTCAAATGAAGAAGCTCAGCATGAATATGGTTTATCGCTTACCAACGAGTATAATCAAAACCATTACGATGCTGTTATCGTGGCGGTTGGGCATAATGAATTTAAAGAGATGGGCGCAGAAAAAATACGAGCGTTAGGCAAAGCTGAACATGTCCTTTACGACTTAAAATATGTTTTACCTAAAGATAGCGTAGATATGCGCTTATAA
- a CDS encoding polysaccharide biosynthesis tyrosine autokinase: MNAQPSSLNNSNRTTQSSQQESQEIDLMALLGALLDRKLFIMAITGVFMVLGVIYAMYAAPVYQATAMIQVEDNSATVPGFDDMSGMFESTSAAVTEIELLKSRSVIGEAVDKLNLDTVVEPKLFPLIGNRAYRSFKPSSPGELAEPSFGASSYAWGGESIDVFRFDVPNFNIGTEFVVVAQQNNQLALLNEAGETVLTGQVGQELTNGIIELTVRSLNARPGTEFIITKRDRLNTILDLQEAIGASEKGKDSGIINLTLQNADFKYAEKVLEEVAGIYVRRNVERNSAEAQKSLEFLEVQLPEVKKQLEFAEKRFNDYQIKQQSVNITLETQGVLDQIVQLETKLQELELQRLELSRKFKKGHPAYQGILEQIKAVKKQKDDLTGEVTNLPSTQQELLRLTRDVEVSNQIYTMLLAKTQELDIVRAGTVGNVRIIDHAEVNTSKPVKPKKALIVVMATMLGGMLAVAIVLVQKALHKGIEDPSEIEAMGLPVYASVPYSDHQDKLVSFGKLKNRKATQANTILAVENPADLAIEALRSLRTSLHFAMMEAKNNVIAISGPSPGVGKSFISVNLATVLAQSDKKVLIIDADMRKGYLQKAFNEKWENGLSDFLSGRLELKNVIKQTKVPNLHLITRGQVPPNPSELLMHERFSKLVETIKEHYDLIIIDTPPILAVTDPAIVSAHAGSTLLVTRFGQNHVRELELTRNRFEQNGIDVKGVVFNGILKKASNAYGYYGYYNYEYKSGN; the protein is encoded by the coding sequence ATGAATGCTCAGCCTTCATCGCTTAATAATAGCAACCGAACAACTCAGAGTAGTCAGCAAGAGTCGCAAGAAATAGACCTAATGGCCCTATTGGGGGCTTTACTCGACCGTAAATTATTTATTATGGCCATCACCGGCGTGTTTATGGTGCTAGGTGTTATTTATGCTATGTATGCAGCACCTGTTTACCAAGCAACCGCCATGATACAGGTAGAAGACAATAGCGCTACGGTACCTGGCTTTGATGACATGAGCGGTATGTTCGAAAGTACCTCGGCCGCGGTAACCGAAATCGAGCTATTAAAATCGCGCTCTGTTATTGGTGAAGCGGTCGACAAACTAAACCTAGATACGGTAGTTGAACCAAAACTATTCCCGCTAATTGGTAACCGAGCCTACAGAAGCTTTAAACCAAGTTCACCGGGTGAACTGGCCGAGCCGAGCTTTGGCGCAAGCTCGTATGCATGGGGCGGTGAAAGCATAGATGTATTTAGGTTCGATGTGCCTAACTTTAATATTGGTACTGAGTTTGTTGTGGTTGCTCAGCAAAATAACCAATTGGCATTGTTAAACGAAGCTGGCGAAACAGTATTAACTGGGCAAGTAGGGCAAGAGCTTACTAACGGTATCATTGAGTTAACAGTGCGTAGTTTAAATGCGCGCCCAGGTACTGAGTTTATTATTACCAAACGCGACCGTTTAAATACCATTTTAGATTTGCAAGAAGCAATTGGTGCCAGCGAAAAAGGCAAAGACTCGGGCATTATTAACTTAACCTTGCAAAATGCCGACTTTAAATACGCCGAAAAAGTGCTTGAAGAAGTTGCTGGTATTTATGTGCGCCGTAATGTAGAGCGCAACAGCGCAGAGGCACAAAAGTCACTTGAGTTTTTAGAAGTACAACTACCTGAAGTTAAAAAGCAACTCGAATTTGCTGAAAAGCGCTTTAACGATTATCAAATTAAACAGCAATCAGTAAACATAACGCTTGAAACACAAGGTGTGCTTGATCAAATTGTACAGCTAGAAACTAAATTACAAGAGCTAGAATTACAACGCTTAGAGCTTAGCCGTAAATTTAAAAAAGGCCACCCTGCTTACCAAGGTATACTTGAGCAAATTAAAGCAGTAAAAAAACAAAAGGATGACTTAACCGGCGAAGTAACCAACTTGCCGTCTACCCAACAAGAGTTATTACGTTTAACCCGCGATGTAGAGGTTAGTAACCAAATTTACACCATGCTACTGGCTAAAACCCAAGAGCTCGATATTGTGCGTGCAGGTACCGTAGGTAACGTACGTATTATTGACCACGCCGAGGTAAACACATCAAAACCAGTTAAGCCTAAAAAAGCGCTAATAGTGGTTATGGCTACTATGCTAGGTGGCATGCTTGCAGTTGCAATTGTGTTAGTGCAAAAAGCACTACATAAAGGGATTGAAGACCCAAGCGAAATAGAAGCCATGGGTTTACCTGTTTATGCAAGCGTACCCTATTCAGACCACCAAGATAAGTTGGTATCGTTTGGTAAGCTTAAAAACCGAAAAGCCACCCAAGCAAATACGATATTAGCGGTTGAAAACCCTGCCGACCTAGCCATAGAGGCACTGCGTAGCCTACGCACCAGCTTACATTTTGCGATGATGGAGGCAAAAAATAACGTGATTGCGATATCGGGTCCAAGCCCTGGTGTGGGTAAGTCATTTATATCGGTTAACTTAGCAACCGTATTGGCACAAAGTGATAAAAAGGTACTGATAATTGATGCTGATATGCGTAAAGGTTACCTACAAAAAGCGTTTAATGAAAAATGGGAAAACGGTTTAAGTGACTTTTTATCGGGCCGATTAGAGCTTAAAAATGTTATTAAGCAAACCAAAGTGCCAAACCTGCATTTAATTACTCGCGGCCAGGTGCCACCAAACCCATCTGAGTTATTAATGCATGAGCGCTTCTCAAAGCTGGTTGAGACCATTAAAGAGCATTACGACTTAATAATTATAGATACACCGCCTATTTTGGCAGTAACAGACCCTGCAATTGTCAGTGCTCATGCCGGTAGTACTCTTCTTGTTACTCGTTTTGGACAAAACCATGTACGTGAATTAGAACTAACACGCAACCGTTTTGAGCAAAATGGCATAGATGTTAAAGGCGTTGTATTTAACGGTATTCTTAAAAAAGCCAGTAATGCTTATGGGTATTATGGTTATTACAACTATGAATATAAGTCGGGTAATTGA
- a CDS encoding low molecular weight phosphotyrosine protein phosphatase, translating to MFDSVLVVCAGNICRSPTAEYVLKSKLQNKGITVTSAGLTALEGKPADATAQQIAEQYGINMAEHRGQQINSALVQNNSVILVMEQRHLTDLCTRYPQARGKTFLLGKWLNDAEIPDPYRQSLEAFTHVYELIDSACSAWQKYL from the coding sequence CTCAGTATTAGTAGTCTGTGCTGGCAACATTTGCCGCAGCCCAACTGCAGAGTATGTACTTAAAAGTAAGTTACAAAACAAAGGGATTACTGTTACTTCGGCTGGTTTAACTGCATTAGAAGGTAAACCAGCCGATGCCACTGCTCAGCAAATTGCTGAGCAGTATGGCATTAACATGGCAGAGCACCGCGGCCAACAAATTAATTCAGCATTAGTACAGAACAACAGCGTTATTTTAGTGATGGAACAACGTCATCTAACTGACTTATGCACGCGTTACCCTCAAGCAAGAGGTAAAACGTTTTTGTTAGGCAAATGGTTAAACGACGCCGAGATCCCCGACCCATATCGTCAGAGCTTAGAAGCATTTACCCATGTTTATGAGCTAATAGACAGCGCATGTAGCGCTTGGCAAAAGTATTTATAA